A window of Xenopus laevis strain J_2021 chromosome 1L, Xenopus_laevis_v10.1, whole genome shotgun sequence genomic DNA:
TCAGACACGAttgtcggatgcgaacgctgcatgtttCGTCTTCTTCTGACAGTtgtgtcatgtcggatgcacgcagcagCAACGTCctacattcctattacttaccacAGATTCGGCGCATCTGATGTGATGCCTGCAATTCATCTCAGTGTGTTGGAACAGTTGCTATTGCAGGTAAATTTGCTCGTGTAATTCTATCCTAAGGGCATTGTCTTGCTCTTCATTCAGTCTTTCCGCTGATTGATGACCACAATTGTTTTTATGtagactgattttttttattaaaacaaaggcaacctaactcccttccacgaattgaattaatttgatttttctctggaaaaagtcAAGCTAAAAAATGCTGCAACAAAATTGGGCATCAATTCATGACAGATCAAAAACTCTACTTTATCGAATTGCTGCTGCGAAAAttcgactttatcggattatcggatGAGTACCCTTACTTTATCAGAttacccagcgcagatcacaatgtcaaaaaacaacttcagggacatcgtccattgacttctacatgacctcgacagctttgAGATGGTGCATTTTCggattttttagcagcttttgggtataaaaaaatatctaaaaatttgagttttcccctttcaccttgaccagataaattcgaggttaaataaattggcccctaaaactAAGGTTCTCACACACAAGGGGATACAGGTCCCGCATGATTGTATAAGTAACAAAGCTAGCTTTCTCAAGTTATATCTGCAGGTCACTGAGATATCAATGAGACAAGGCAAAAAAGATCCAGATGGCAAAGGACAAGCCATTGTATTTACTCTGACTGGTCATGCTATAACCCTCCCCCACTCATATCATTCAGATTTGTCTCAAAATGTGAATTATCAAATATGCAACCAATCTTGTTCAGTGACAAATATtaatagaagaaaaagaaaataattggaaaataagaaataaataatgaagactaattgaaaagttgcttagaattagtcattctaaaacatactaaaagttaacttataggtgaaccacccctttaaagaaatgtttCATGTACTGTAGATACTTACTTTGGCAATCTGTGCCAGGTAGTAATCAATAATATCTTGAGGTTCCTCGTTTGAGTCGTTTAATTCATGCAACTTTACTTCCTTCTTTATAAATGATGCCAGATAATCCATAGCAGCAAAGCAGCTATGATGTGGACCTGGTACATATTGCATCAGCCAAGGAAAAGCATCATACATCTAAAAAACAGACAATATTACTGCTGTGCTGTTGGATTACTTTCTGAAATAAACAGATGACAGACGTTAGCTTCATTTTTACATACCCTTCCCCAGGCTGTGCCCATGTTTGTAACCAAACAGTTGTTGCACCGAACCATTTCCTGGAATGTGGGATCTTCTATAGAGAAACGGTGCCCAAATACCACAGCAGAAATTACATTTGCCACTGCATGGACAATGAGATCCGAAGGGTTAACTGGCTCTCCTAAAGAGCAGAAGAGCAGTGTAATTAAGACATTTTAATaactctgtctgtctgtatctgtctctTTGTTTATCTgatgtatttagtaaaaaaaaaagtaaatagtgAAAAAAAGGTAATGAAACTAATAAAacggggggtacattatttttacaATACAAATGTTTCTGTAGACAAATGACATTGCTAAGCATAGATTATacgtatatatagagagagagagaaaaatttatactgtatatttctatttatactttatactgtCATTTATAAAAGATATTAATTGCTATTAGATTAATTACTGCAGAGTTCTGTGACTGCTTGTCCttctgcttttataaaggtcactgAACTCTGTGGTTATTTCTACTATTCTTACAATTTTTATCAGGCAGTACACTATCCATAATAAACTACAAGCCTTAGTTCATGGACTCATTACACTCAGACTTTTGCCATGTGCTCTTGTGCGGTACCACTCAACTCTTGTTGCTTTTTTTGTACAATTGACACAAGTTATCAGGGAAGAAAGGGTTATTCTACATGTTTCTCCCAATGGGGACTCTACCCAAGAGACTGCACTAAAATGCTGAACTTAGACAAGATGCTGCATGTTTACTGTTTAATGCAGTCTTGGCGCAGTTCTTACCCCTATACATAAAGATTTCATACTAATACATCATTTATTTCATACCAGCAGTTAATATTGTAACACCTGAAATATacctaaatacaataaaatataattccttaTTGAGCCTACTaaagatctatttttttttaaaataaatacatattttccttTTCACTGTGAATGCTGACCGTTTTTGGCTGCTAAGGACTTCACCAGACACTGAGCCTCTTCTTGGATCCTGGATTCCAGTCCACGTTTCCCAAGTCCCAGGTTCCTTAAAGTCATCATTCCAAATCGCCTTTGCTGTTTCCAGGTGTGGCCATTAGTAGATACAATACCTGTGTTGCAATAAGgtgtaagcaaaataaataatcacaaaatgctgAATCAAATTGCATTCCTGTAACTCCTTCAGGTCAAATAAGTGTTAAATGCATTCAATCAATTATCACTTTTGAAAATTCAgcaccatttttaaaaagcatgacatttgtatttgaaaataGTTGTTGTTTTTCTGGTGGGACATTTGGAGAGAGTAATGATACcctttgcatttaaaggggacctgtcacaaaacaaattattcaaaatcctattttatcatgttagtcaaacaaaataaactttaattacactgtataaatcattttaatctcatttccatcagtctgggaattaataattatagcaagcaggcagcagccattttgtggacattgttattaaggcaagccttgcatcatctcagaatcttgtttgtgcaatagaatgggggacccgatgtctatccccatgccctggttacacaattaaatggtgaagagaacggggggaatgtgggaagagctgtgatatctaggaagtgctgaatggaaagtgaaagttattgccctcccacctctatgcctaagacatagaggaggggcaggcaatatttgattgacagctgagatttttaaatgagtttacaacagctatgaatgctttaataaaaacaaagaatttggatttcatgtttaatttgaaaaggacttttgttatccAGCTTTTATGTGACGGGTCCACTAGCTGTTTGGGGTAAAATGCAGCATTTAATTAGCCCTCAATTGCAGCCCATAATTCCCATTATTATCAACATGAGATGTTTCTCTTCGGACATGATAGTACCTTAAATGCTAGCCAGCACCATGattatttatatcaatatatGATAATAAAGCCTGTTTCATGTGTACTACAGTACAAATCTATCATTTCAACAGTctttttaataagaaaatgaTCAGTGTTGGTTCTCAGCCTTTAGGTACTAAATATCCACGGTTACCTCTTTCATTTGTGAGAGCCTGTAAAAAGCTGTCAACTGGGCGTCCTGAGAGCTCCTCAGAGTGGGAGATGAGGCCATTCCTTACAGATTTGCACCCGCTCAGCACTACAAGAGGGGTGTGGCCCAGCCATAAAGTGTAGATATCCCCATATGATTTAGccatctagaaataaaaaaagattcagTTTTAAAAGGTTTGCAACTTCAAATATGTATGGCAAACTGTAtccatgtatatacagtaaatgatagCAGAAATGGCACAGAAATGACACAGTATCTGGAATATCCCAATTTTTCAGTAAACAGCATTTCTTTTAATAATGTTAATCTGTGCTGGAAGTTATGTAACCTGTTGGCTTGCTAGGCAAATTACTTGCCTGTGGCTTTATAAGATTCCATTATTCTTATTGACAGTCTGAGGTCAGAGCAGGCGCAATATGTCAGTTTAAGAAATGAGCTGAAGGGCAGGCTATCAGGCAACAGGCTTTACACCCATGCCACCTACTTTACTTATGTTTGCTTTACTCCAGTGTGCACAGTAGGTCAATGGACAGTGTATTGAatgtacttaattttttttttaatttggttcgGAAAGTGAATAGGGGCAGCTATTTGTCACCCCTTGGAAAGTGCTGCTGAAATAAGGGTCTCACCTTTCCTCATGGCTATAAACAGCACTGTATCTACCAACTCAATGGTCAACAGaccaaataaacaaaaacaaagcaaatacaTACAAGATGTGTCCAGGTATATTACAGAGGAATTTAAAAGCTGCATTTCCTTGTAGCACTAGGATCTTGAGTTTGGTCCCAACCTGAGCACAATCAACAAGCAGGTTGTATGTTTTAACCAAGTCTTCTTGAGTTTCCTCTGTGTACTCCGGTTTCCTTCCCCACTCCAAAATCACACAGACAAGTTATTTGGTATATAACTAAATTGACCATTGTATGTGAatgtgaccttagattgtaagttccattggggcaggggctgatgtaaATAATGAACAATATCTGCAAAGCTCTGTGTTGGTGCTATATGAATAACagattataaataatttatatctgTAACACATagagtaaataaaaaacaattctaaatggTACATTTTATCCCTTTTTGTTTCGAATAATAACTCACCATCTATAAATCCAGATTAAATGTTTTATCCTTCTTaaataaaggtggtcatacactggcTGACCTTTTGATGGATACTGGACAactggatatatagtgaataaagtaccatgACCATGGCCTTCTAATAttatcatattttgcaacagggggtactttatttattataatacactaatttcagcgagtcatgtaacagaaatcaCTGAGCTCTGAtcataaccaatgacatcactaagcactgtttataaggataacatttacaggatattcatggcttttgtgttatatatatatatatatataaatatatatatatatatatatatatatatatatatatatatatatatatatatatacagtatatatacacac
This region includes:
- the cyp2j2.L gene encoding cytochrome P450 family 2 subfamily J member 2 L homeolog (The RefSeq protein has 2 substitutions compared to this genomic sequence): MAKSYGDIYTLWLGHTPLVVLSGCKSVRNGLISHSEELSGRPVDSFLQALTNERGIVSTNGHTWKQQRRFGMMTLRNLGLGKRGLESRIQEEAQCLVKSLAAKNGEPVNPSDLIVHAVANVISAVVFGHRFSIEDPTFQEMVRCNNCLVTNMGTAWGRMYDAFPWLMQYVPGPHHSCFAAMDYLASFIKKEVKLHELNDSNEEPQDIIDYYLAQIAKTKQEPDSTFDEANMINVVTDLFVAGTETTAITLQWALLYMVAFPEIQKKVQEELDSVLDGSQLAYYEDKKILPFTNAVIHEVQRYGNIASVGIPRSCIRKATVNGYKLEKNTMVLPNLDSVLHDQHQWETPYKFNPNHFLDKNGNFRMNEAFLPFSAGHRVCLGEQLARFELFIFFTTLLRRFNIELPKGVTEVNTKYVFKMTLQPHPYEICAIPR